One Frankia alni ACN14a DNA window includes the following coding sequences:
- a CDS encoding response regulator transcription factor gives MTGAGDAAPAAATRGASLLVAEDDEASRVALARSLERFGYRVLEAADGEAALRLFQTTEIDLVVLDVAMPRMDGFAVLSRLRQTSEVPVIMLTGRAEEVDRVVGLELGADDYVVKPYSLRELVARVRARLRRRPAEPPPQRTGDGNDPLVYGDVSIDLRAREVAVAGERIDLTAREYELLAFLARHPRRVFSREELLEQVWGTRFQDPATVTEHVRRVRTKVEGRPPQRRLVTTLRGMGYRFDP, from the coding sequence ATGACCGGGGCCGGGGACGCTGCACCTGCAGCGGCGACACGAGGAGCCTCGCTCCTCGTCGCTGAGGACGATGAGGCATCTCGCGTGGCACTTGCGCGCAGCCTCGAACGATTCGGCTATCGCGTGCTGGAGGCGGCGGACGGCGAAGCTGCCCTCCGGCTGTTCCAGACGACCGAGATCGATCTGGTCGTCCTGGACGTCGCGATGCCGCGGATGGACGGCTTCGCCGTGCTGAGCCGCCTACGCCAGACGAGCGAGGTGCCGGTGATCATGCTCACCGGGCGAGCCGAGGAGGTCGACCGGGTGGTCGGCCTGGAGCTGGGCGCCGACGACTACGTCGTGAAGCCCTACTCGCTGCGGGAGCTGGTCGCGCGGGTGCGGGCCCGGCTACGCCGCCGGCCCGCCGAGCCGCCGCCCCAGCGCACCGGGGACGGCAACGATCCGCTCGTGTACGGCGACGTGTCCATCGACCTGCGCGCCCGCGAGGTCGCCGTCGCCGGTGAGCGGATCGACCTGACCGCGCGCGAGTACGAGCTGCTGGCCTTCCTCGCGCGCCACCCCCGACGGGTGTTCAGCCGCGAGGAGCTGCTCGAGCAGGTCTGGGGTACCCGCTTCCAGGACCCCGCCACCGTCACCGAACACGTCCGGCGCGTGCGCACCAAGGTGGAGGGCCGCCCACCGCAGCGGCGGCTGGTGACCACCCTGCGCGGGATGGGCTACCGCTTCGACCCGTGA
- a CDS encoding inorganic diphosphatase produces MDLEFDVTIEIPKGQRNKYEMDHHTGRIRLDRMLFTSTHYPSDYGFIEGTLGRDGDPLDALVLLEEPTFPGCLVRCRTIGMFEMTDEKGPDDKVLCVPVADVRQEHLRDLRHLPEFDRLEIQHFFEVYKDLEPGKSVEGASWVDRKEAEREILASIKRLRDAEGAGVDGHEQEAEPRSA; encoded by the coding sequence GTGGACCTTGAGTTCGATGTGACCATCGAGATCCCCAAGGGTCAGCGCAACAAGTACGAGATGGATCACCACACCGGGCGCATTCGGCTGGACCGGATGCTGTTCACCTCCACCCACTACCCGTCGGACTACGGGTTCATCGAGGGCACCCTCGGGCGGGACGGGGATCCGCTGGATGCGCTGGTCCTGCTGGAGGAGCCGACGTTCCCGGGCTGCCTGGTGCGGTGCCGGACGATCGGCATGTTCGAGATGACCGACGAGAAGGGCCCGGACGACAAGGTCCTGTGCGTCCCGGTCGCCGACGTCCGCCAGGAGCACCTGCGGGATCTGCGGCACCTGCCGGAGTTCGACCGGCTGGAGATCCAGCACTTCTTCGAGGTCTACAAGGACCTGGAGCCCGGCAAGTCGGTCGAGGGCGCCTCCTGGGTGGACCGCAAGGAGGCCGAGCGGGAGATTCTCGCCTCGATCAAGCGGCTGCGCGACGCGGAGGGCGCCGGGGTGGACGGGCACGAGCAGGAGGCCGAGCCCAGGTCTGCGTGA
- the dacB gene encoding D-alanyl-D-alanine carboxypeptidase/D-alanyl-D-alanine endopeptidase translates to MTSAAPVARTGALTALVSALLAGSLSTGPGADRPVPPVSGSGRAGAAVLAGLDPAAPAPQPASVAARLAGPLGDPVLAGPAAFVVDASTGHVLLDDRARTPAVPASTLKTAVATAALVTFPDTRLRTSVLYSPPPNSQPPATRPPGSRPPGSRPAGAAGQAPGGTLWLVGGGDPTLTAAPGTNGYPAFARLADLVAQVRAAGITSVARVVGDGSLFVGPDRAPGWRDNYVTDGDVTPVSALELDAGRSAPGAEGPRSPTPAAAATAAFAGALTAAGIPVGAIGTGTAEAGATRVASVDSPPVRVLVERMLTESDNDLAESLGRLVALRRGLPPSFAGAAKAVTDTVTELGIPTAGMALNDVSGLSTADLIAPATLVALLRAAVLPTRPALRTVLTGLPVAGFSGTLNDRYATADTAPGAGDVRAKTGTLRNVSSLAGQLVDADGRLLLFAFLSPAEEGGGTKAALDRVAAALAGCGCPAPAPVARAAPTGPVR, encoded by the coding sequence GTGACGTCAGCCGCGCCGGTCGCTCGGACAGGGGCGCTCACCGCCCTCGTCAGCGCCCTTCTCGCCGGCTCCCTGTCCACCGGTCCCGGCGCCGACCGACCCGTACCGCCGGTCTCCGGGTCGGGCCGGGCGGGGGCCGCGGTCCTCGCAGGTCTGGACCCGGCCGCGCCCGCGCCCCAGCCCGCGTCGGTCGCCGCCCGCCTTGCCGGGCCGCTCGGCGACCCCGTCCTCGCCGGGCCCGCCGCCTTCGTCGTCGACGCGTCGACCGGTCACGTGCTGCTGGACGATCGCGCCCGCACACCGGCCGTGCCGGCGTCGACGCTCAAGACCGCGGTCGCCACGGCGGCCCTCGTCACCTTCCCGGATACCCGGCTGCGCACGTCGGTCCTCTACAGCCCCCCGCCCAACAGCCAACCGCCCGCTACCCGACCGCCCGGCAGCCGACCGCCCGGCAGCCGACCGGCGGGTGCCGCCGGCCAGGCGCCCGGCGGCACGCTGTGGCTCGTGGGCGGCGGTGACCCGACGCTGACCGCCGCGCCCGGCACCAACGGCTACCCGGCCTTCGCCCGACTCGCCGATCTCGTCGCCCAGGTCCGGGCGGCCGGCATCACCTCGGTGGCTCGAGTGGTCGGCGACGGGTCGCTGTTCGTCGGCCCCGACCGGGCGCCTGGATGGCGTGACAACTACGTGACGGACGGCGACGTCACGCCGGTCTCCGCGTTGGAACTCGACGCGGGTCGTTCCGCTCCAGGCGCCGAGGGCCCGCGCAGCCCCACCCCCGCCGCGGCGGCGACGGCCGCGTTCGCCGGGGCGCTGACGGCGGCCGGGATCCCGGTCGGCGCGATCGGCACCGGGACCGCCGAGGCGGGGGCGACCCGCGTCGCCTCGGTGGACAGCCCGCCGGTGCGGGTACTCGTCGAACGCATGCTCACCGAGTCGGACAACGACCTCGCGGAGAGCCTGGGCCGGCTGGTCGCCCTGCGCCGCGGCCTGCCGCCCTCGTTCGCCGGGGCCGCGAAGGCCGTGACCGACACGGTCACCGAACTCGGCATCCCCACCGCGGGGATGGCCCTCAACGATGTCAGCGGGCTGTCCACCGCCGATCTGATCGCGCCCGCCACCCTCGTGGCGCTGCTGCGAGCGGCGGTCCTGCCCACCCGACCCGCCCTGCGCACCGTGCTGACCGGGCTGCCGGTGGCCGGCTTCTCCGGCACCCTGAACGACCGTTACGCCACCGCGGACACGGCCCCGGGCGCGGGCGACGTCAGGGCCAAGACCGGCACCCTGCGTAACGTCAGCAGCCTCGCCGGCCAGCTCGTCGACGCCGACGGGCGGCTGTTGCTGTTCGCCTTCCTGTCCCCGGCCGAGGAGGGGGGCGGCACCAAGGCCGCGCTCGACCGGGTCGCGGCGGCGCTCGCCGGCTGCGGCTGTCCCGCGCCGGCACCGGTCGCCCGCGCGGCGCCGACCGGCCCGGTTCGCTGA
- a CDS encoding zinc-dependent metalloprotease encodes MDAELVDWELAVTTARRLVRPGPQITREQAGEVVAELRRLAVDAERHVEDYTHLAPAGAITPINVVDRPEWVRSNVAGLRVLTTPLLGKLSDQQRGTFSTAVGRRVTGIQLGTALAYLASKVLGQYEVFLPPEEYLAGPDGSATPDAVGRLSLVAPNIAHAEATMGVVPRDFRMWVCLHEQTHRTQFTAVPWLRSHLESEITAFIEATDLDPDVLADRVRSAVAAVRGAVFDRGADSPSVVEALQTPAQRAVLDRLQAIMTLLEGHADQVMDAVGPRVVPTVADIRSKFEGRRDGGSPLDRFIRRLLGLDLKLQQYRQGGAFVRAVVAEAGVGGFNTVWESPTTLPTRAELADPTAWMQRVLGSRPSISA; translated from the coding sequence GTGGACGCCGAGCTGGTCGACTGGGAACTCGCCGTGACGACGGCGAGAAGGCTGGTCCGCCCCGGCCCGCAGATCACCCGCGAGCAGGCCGGCGAGGTCGTCGCCGAACTCCGCCGCCTCGCGGTGGACGCCGAGCGGCACGTGGAGGACTACACCCACCTGGCCCCGGCCGGTGCCATCACCCCCATCAACGTGGTCGACCGGCCCGAATGGGTCCGTTCCAACGTCGCCGGCCTGCGGGTGCTCACCACCCCGCTGCTCGGCAAGCTGTCCGACCAGCAGCGCGGCACCTTCTCCACGGCCGTCGGCCGGCGGGTCACCGGCATCCAGCTCGGCACGGCGCTGGCCTACCTCGCCAGCAAGGTGCTGGGCCAGTACGAGGTGTTTCTGCCGCCCGAGGAGTACCTCGCCGGCCCCGACGGGTCGGCCACGCCGGACGCGGTCGGCCGGCTGAGCCTGGTCGCGCCGAACATCGCCCACGCGGAGGCGACGATGGGCGTCGTGCCGCGTGACTTCCGCATGTGGGTCTGCCTGCACGAGCAGACGCATCGGACCCAGTTCACCGCGGTGCCGTGGCTGCGGTCCCACCTCGAGTCCGAGATCACCGCGTTCATCGAGGCCACCGATCTCGATCCGGACGTCCTCGCGGACCGGGTCCGCTCGGCGGTGGCCGCGGTGCGCGGGGCGGTGTTCGACCGCGGCGCCGACAGTCCGAGTGTGGTGGAGGCGCTGCAGACTCCGGCCCAGCGGGCCGTGCTCGACCGGCTCCAGGCGATCATGACGTTGCTGGAGGGCCACGCGGACCAGGTCATGGACGCCGTGGGTCCCCGGGTGGTTCCCACTGTCGCCGACATCCGGTCGAAGTTCGAGGGCCGCCGCGACGGCGGCTCCCCGCTCGACCGGTTCATCCGCCGGTTGCTCGGCCTGGACCTCAAGCTCCAGCAGTACCGCCAGGGCGGCGCCTTCGTGCGGGCCGTCGTCGCCGAGGCCGGGGTGGGGGGCTTCAACACCGTCTGGGAGTCGCCGACGACGCTGCCGACCCGCGCGGAGCTGGCCGATCCCACCGCGTGGATGCAGCGCGTCCTGGGCAGTCGCCCGTCGATCTCGGCGTGA
- the hpt gene encoding hypoxanthine phosphoribosyltransferase: protein MTRSAAGSDHHDAAAGPAAGGPHDQAARTARPGRAPDPAVAAVRFAVRNAVADLDPGALVLVACSGGPDSMSLAAALAFVAPRRALRAGLLVVDHGWDPASAERAHGVAERGEALGLRPVEVLTAHAPRSEGAARDARRDALLAAAARLGARAVLIGHTLDDQAETVLLRLARGSGARSLGGMRPRDGLLRRPLLGLRREQTRAACLAERLPVWDDPTNEDPAFARARVRHRVLPLLEAELGPGIAESLARGAELLRADADALDATAADAYASAGTAAHGGPVAGPAAGPAVGPAVGPWTDPMHAAGPGPRPAGAPGPTGGEVGFAVATLAALPAAIRGRVLRRAALDVGASASALRAEHVWAVEELVTRWRGQKPVPLPGGVLARRWADRITLTGPVAPPWPPAGPADRGPDLAAAAYFEEDDQVSQAATTTPDAGSPHEGPRAATTHPDIDEVLVTADEIATKIAELAARVDADYAGREILLVGVLKGAVMVMADLSRALAVPLTMEFMAVSSYGSSTSSSGVVRILKDLDRSIEGRDVLVVEDIIDSGLTLSWLLKNLRSRGPASLEVLALFRKPEAITVDVDVRYVGFDIPSAFVVGYGLDYSEYYRTLPFVGTLTPAAIERGAPA from the coding sequence GTGACCCGTTCCGCCGCCGGCAGTGACCACCACGATGCGGCGGCCGGGCCGGCGGCCGGCGGCCCACACGACCAGGCGGCACGGACGGCGCGGCCCGGTCGGGCGCCGGATCCCGCCGTGGCCGCGGTCCGGTTCGCGGTCCGCAACGCGGTCGCCGATCTCGACCCGGGCGCGCTGGTGCTGGTCGCCTGCTCCGGCGGGCCGGACTCGATGTCGCTCGCCGCGGCACTCGCCTTCGTCGCCCCCCGCCGGGCCCTGCGGGCCGGTCTGCTGGTGGTCGATCACGGCTGGGATCCCGCGTCGGCCGAGCGCGCGCACGGCGTCGCCGAGCGGGGGGAGGCCCTCGGGCTGCGTCCCGTGGAGGTGCTCACCGCGCACGCCCCTCGCTCGGAGGGCGCCGCACGGGATGCCCGCCGCGACGCGCTGCTGGCCGCGGCGGCCCGGCTGGGCGCCCGGGCCGTACTGATCGGTCACACCCTGGACGACCAGGCCGAGACGGTGCTGCTACGGCTCGCGCGGGGCTCGGGGGCCCGCTCGCTCGGCGGGATGCGCCCGCGCGACGGCCTGCTGCGCCGCCCCCTGCTGGGCCTGCGTCGCGAGCAGACCCGGGCTGCCTGCCTCGCCGAGCGGCTGCCGGTCTGGGACGATCCGACCAACGAGGATCCGGCGTTCGCCCGGGCCCGGGTGCGCCACCGGGTCCTGCCGCTGCTGGAGGCCGAGCTCGGGCCGGGCATCGCGGAGTCGCTGGCCCGCGGGGCCGAGTTGTTGCGGGCCGACGCGGATGCGCTGGACGCGACCGCCGCCGACGCCTACGCCTCGGCCGGCACCGCTGCCCACGGCGGCCCGGTCGCAGGTCCGGCCGCGGGTCCGGCGGTGGGTCCGGCGGTGGGTCCGTGGACCGATCCGATGCACGCTGCGGGCCCCGGGCCACGGCCCGCCGGGGCCCCGGGCCCGACCGGCGGCGAGGTCGGCTTCGCGGTGGCGACGCTCGCCGCGCTTCCCGCCGCGATCCGCGGGCGGGTGCTGCGCCGGGCCGCCCTCGACGTCGGCGCCTCGGCGTCGGCGCTGCGCGCCGAGCACGTCTGGGCGGTGGAGGAACTGGTGACGCGGTGGCGCGGCCAGAAGCCCGTGCCGCTGCCGGGCGGTGTCCTCGCCCGGCGCTGGGCGGACCGGATCACACTCACCGGACCGGTGGCTCCGCCGTGGCCACCCGCCGGACCCGCCGACCGCGGGCCGGATCTCGCCGCAGCGGCGTACTTCGAGGAGGACGATCAGGTGAGCCAGGCCGCGACGACGACGCCCGATGCCGGCAGCCCCCACGAGGGCCCGCGGGCGGCCACCACGCATCCCGACATCGACGAGGTCCTCGTCACCGCCGACGAGATCGCCACGAAGATCGCGGAGCTGGCGGCCCGGGTCGACGCCGACTACGCCGGCCGGGAGATCCTCCTGGTCGGCGTGCTCAAGGGCGCCGTGATGGTGATGGCGGATCTCTCCCGGGCCCTTGCCGTGCCGCTGACCATGGAGTTCATGGCGGTGTCGTCGTACGGGTCGTCGACCTCCTCCTCCGGGGTGGTACGCATCCTCAAGGACCTGGACCGCTCGATCGAGGGCCGCGACGTGCTCGTCGTCGAGGACATCATCGACTCCGGGCTGACCCTGTCGTGGCTGCTGAAGAACCTGCGTTCGCGCGGGCCCGCGTCGCTCGAGGTGCTGGCCCTGTTCCGCAAGCCGGAAGCGATCACGGTCGACGTCGACGTCCGGTACGTCGGGTTCGACATTCCCAGCGCCTTCGTCGTCGGGTACGGCCTCGACTACTCCGAGTACTACCGCACGCTCCCCTTCGTCGGCACCCTGACGCCTGCGGCGATCGAGCGCGGGGCCCCGGCCTGA
- the ftsH gene encoding ATP-dependent zinc metalloprotease FtsH has protein sequence MTPRRIFRGWVPLLLLVLFVIILTTGVLSGPSEYGKRDLNFVQQQIDEGQVTKAKIEDSKQLIQITTKDGRKFESSYVTEQGVVLANEMRNKRVAYDVSVDRGNILVSLLLNLLPVLLVVLLLFFFMNQMQGGGNRVMNFGKSKAKLVSKDTPKTTFSDVAGADEAIEELQEIKEFLENPSKFQAIGAKIPKGVLLYGPPGTGKTLLARAVAGEAGVPFYSISGSDFVEMFVGVGASRVRDLFEQAKANAPAIIFVDEIDAVGRHRGAGLGGGHDEREQTLNQLLVEMDGFDVKGGVILIAATNRPDILDPALLRPGRFDRQIVVDRPDLLGREAILRVHAKGKPIGPDADMMVIARRTPGFTGADLANVLNEAALLAARSNLKFISSALLEESIDRVMAGPERKTRAMSDKEKKRIAYHEGGHALVAHALPNSDPVHKVTILPRGRALGYTMQLPLEDKYLSTRSEMLDRLAVLLGGRTAEELVFHDPTTGASDDIEKATQISRAMITQYGMSDKLGAIKFGTENSEVFLGKEVGHQRDYSEEVASEIDVEVRRLIEAAHDEAWEILVTYRDVLDNLVLRLMDTETLSKDDVAEVFATVQKRPVRGIYTGVGRRIPSDRPPVQTPAELGLVPTGVADLVKDPGHGNGATGRSGNGAPGAPAADPAGHANPVGPGGNGNGSPGGHGYPQGQGYPQGPSSYPQGPGSPAPTGGESPPEGPRIANPWAPPSWPNDDDRRRR, from the coding sequence ATGACTCCAAGAAGAATCTTCCGCGGCTGGGTGCCACTGCTGCTCCTGGTCCTGTTCGTGATCATCCTCACGACGGGCGTCCTCTCGGGTCCCAGTGAGTACGGCAAGCGAGACCTGAACTTCGTCCAGCAGCAGATCGACGAAGGCCAGGTGACGAAGGCCAAGATCGAGGACTCCAAGCAGCTCATCCAGATCACGACGAAGGACGGCCGGAAGTTCGAGTCGTCCTATGTCACCGAACAGGGTGTCGTTCTGGCCAACGAGATGCGGAACAAGCGCGTCGCCTACGACGTCTCCGTCGATCGCGGAAACATCCTGGTCTCCCTCCTGCTGAACCTGCTGCCCGTGCTGCTCGTGGTCCTGCTGCTGTTCTTCTTCATGAACCAGATGCAGGGCGGCGGCAACCGGGTCATGAACTTCGGCAAGTCCAAGGCCAAGCTGGTGAGCAAGGACACACCGAAGACGACGTTCTCCGACGTGGCCGGCGCGGACGAGGCGATCGAGGAGCTCCAGGAGATCAAGGAGTTCCTGGAGAACCCGAGCAAGTTCCAGGCGATCGGCGCGAAGATCCCCAAGGGTGTCCTGCTCTACGGGCCGCCGGGTACCGGCAAGACCCTGTTGGCCCGGGCCGTCGCCGGCGAGGCGGGCGTGCCGTTCTACTCGATCTCAGGTTCCGACTTCGTCGAAATGTTCGTCGGGGTCGGTGCCAGCCGGGTCCGGGACCTGTTCGAGCAGGCCAAGGCGAATGCGCCGGCGATCATCTTCGTCGACGAGATCGACGCCGTCGGCCGCCACCGCGGGGCCGGCCTCGGCGGTGGGCACGACGAGCGCGAGCAGACCCTCAACCAGCTCCTCGTCGAGATGGACGGGTTCGACGTCAAGGGCGGCGTCATCCTCATCGCGGCGACGAACCGGCCCGACATCCTCGACCCGGCGCTGCTGCGACCCGGCCGCTTCGACCGCCAGATCGTCGTCGACCGGCCGGACCTGCTCGGCCGCGAGGCCATCCTGCGGGTGCACGCCAAGGGCAAGCCGATCGGTCCGGACGCCGACATGATGGTCATCGCCCGGCGCACCCCCGGCTTCACCGGCGCGGACCTGGCCAACGTGCTCAACGAGGCCGCCCTGCTGGCGGCCCGGTCCAACCTGAAGTTCATCTCCTCGGCGCTGCTGGAGGAGTCGATCGACCGGGTGATGGCCGGGCCGGAGCGCAAGACCCGGGCGATGAGCGACAAGGAGAAGAAGCGCATCGCCTACCACGAGGGCGGGCACGCCCTCGTCGCGCACGCGCTGCCGAACTCCGACCCGGTACACAAGGTCACGATCCTGCCCCGGGGCCGCGCTCTCGGCTACACGATGCAGCTCCCGCTGGAAGACAAGTACCTGTCGACCCGCTCGGAGATGCTGGACCGGCTCGCCGTGCTCCTCGGGGGCCGCACCGCCGAGGAGCTGGTGTTCCACGACCCCACCACGGGCGCCAGCGACGACATCGAGAAGGCGACGCAGATCTCCCGGGCGATGATCACGCAGTACGGGATGAGCGACAAGCTCGGCGCGATCAAGTTCGGCACCGAGAACAGCGAGGTCTTCCTCGGCAAGGAGGTCGGGCACCAGCGCGACTACTCCGAGGAGGTCGCCAGCGAGATCGACGTCGAGGTCCGCCGGCTCATCGAGGCCGCGCACGACGAGGCGTGGGAGATCCTGGTCACCTACCGCGATGTCCTCGACAACCTCGTGCTGCGGCTGATGGACACCGAGACGCTGAGCAAGGACGACGTCGCCGAGGTGTTCGCGACCGTGCAGAAGCGGCCGGTGCGGGGCATCTACACCGGTGTCGGTCGGCGCATCCCGTCGGACCGCCCCCCGGTGCAGACCCCGGCCGAGCTGGGGCTGGTTCCCACCGGCGTCGCCGACCTGGTGAAGGACCCCGGTCACGGCAACGGAGCAACCGGTCGCTCGGGCAACGGTGCGCCGGGAGCGCCCGCGGCGGATCCGGCCGGGCACGCCAACCCGGTCGGTCCCGGCGGAAACGGGAATGGCAGCCCGGGTGGGCACGGTTACCCCCAGGGACAGGGTTATCCGCAGGGGCCGAGCAGCTATCCGCAGGGGCCGGGTTCACCGGCTCCGACCGGTGGCGAGAGCCCGCCCGAGGGGCCGCGCATCGCCAACCCGTGGGCCCCGCCGAGCTGGCCGAACGACGACGACAGGAGACGCCGTTGA
- the folE gene encoding GTP cyclohydrolase I FolE, with the protein MTSDSPEVFTDERVSSGASPEVNATESDGFGVPDPSTLGSSATTTTAAPLDGPIRDRRRPQQVRPFDHDRVARAVRELLIGIGEDPDREGLRKTPDRVARAYREAVEGLGREPSEVLTTVFDEGHDEMVLVRDIDFSSLCEHHLVVFSGRAHVAYIPNNRGQITGLSKLARLVDLYARRPQVQERLTSQIADALVDVLEPRGVMVVVEAEHLCMSMRGVRKPGATTVTSAVRGQFLSTATRSEGMSLILGSRR; encoded by the coding sequence TTGACGTCCGATTCCCCCGAGGTGTTCACGGATGAGCGGGTGAGTTCCGGCGCGTCGCCAGAGGTGAACGCCACCGAATCGGACGGCTTCGGTGTTCCCGACCCCAGCACACTCGGCAGCAGCGCGACCACCACCACGGCGGCTCCCCTGGACGGGCCGATCCGGGATCGTCGCAGGCCACAGCAGGTGCGCCCCTTCGACCACGACCGGGTGGCGCGCGCCGTGCGCGAGCTGCTCATCGGGATCGGCGAGGACCCGGACCGAGAGGGCCTGCGCAAGACGCCGGACCGGGTCGCCCGCGCCTACCGGGAGGCGGTGGAGGGCCTGGGGCGGGAACCGTCCGAGGTGCTGACGACCGTCTTCGACGAGGGCCACGACGAGATGGTCCTGGTGCGCGACATCGACTTTTCGTCGCTGTGCGAGCACCACCTGGTGGTGTTCTCCGGCCGGGCGCACGTCGCGTACATCCCGAACAACCGGGGTCAGATCACCGGCCTGTCCAAGCTGGCGCGCCTGGTGGATCTTTACGCCCGCCGGCCGCAGGTGCAGGAGCGGCTGACCTCCCAGATCGCCGACGCCCTCGTCGACGTCCTGGAACCGCGGGGCGTGATGGTCGTCGTCGAGGCGGAGCACCTGTGCATGTCGATGCGAGGGGTGCGCAAGCCGGGGGCCACGACGGTGACCTCCGCGGTGCGCGGTCAGTTTCTCAGCACGGCGACGCGCAGCGAGGGCATGTCGCTGATCCTCGGCAGCCGGCGCTGA
- the hisG gene encoding ATP phosphoribosyltransferase, with the protein MLRIAVPNKGSLSAASSQLLADAGYNARRESAELVITDVENDIEFFFLRPRDIAVYVGSGRLDLGITGRDLLLDSNAAAAELLPLGYAHATFRYAAPEGALADVAELQGRRIATSFPALVRADLAGRGVTPASIVTLDGAVETAVRLGVADAVADVVETGRTLRAAGLELLGEPVLRSEAIIIAKRGAELSTSHERLLRRVQGVLVARRYVMMDYDVPSAVLEKACDITPGYESPTISPLQREDWVAVRAMVPRVEVNRTMDDLWDLGARGILVSGIQACRL; encoded by the coding sequence ATGCTTCGTATTGCGGTTCCTAACAAGGGGTCGCTGTCCGCGGCCTCCAGCCAGCTGCTCGCCGACGCCGGCTACAACGCCCGGCGCGAGTCCGCGGAGCTGGTGATCACGGATGTCGAGAACGACATCGAGTTCTTCTTTCTGCGCCCGCGCGACATCGCCGTGTACGTCGGTTCGGGCCGCCTCGATCTCGGCATCACCGGTCGCGATCTGCTCCTCGACAGCAACGCCGCCGCGGCGGAGCTGCTGCCGCTCGGCTATGCGCATGCCACCTTCCGCTACGCCGCCCCGGAGGGCGCGCTCGCGGACGTGGCGGAGCTGCAGGGCCGGCGGATCGCCACCTCGTTCCCGGCGCTGGTGCGGGCGGACCTGGCCGGCCGCGGTGTCACCCCGGCGAGCATCGTGACCCTCGACGGCGCGGTGGAGACGGCGGTGCGGCTCGGGGTCGCGGACGCGGTGGCCGACGTGGTCGAGACCGGCCGCACGCTGCGGGCCGCCGGGCTGGAGCTGCTCGGCGAGCCGGTCCTACGGTCCGAAGCGATCATCATCGCCAAGCGGGGGGCGGAGCTGTCCACGTCGCACGAGCGGCTGCTGCGCCGAGTGCAGGGCGTCCTCGTCGCTCGGCGCTACGTGATGATGGACTACGACGTGCCGAGCGCGGTGCTGGAGAAGGCGTGTGACATCACGCCCGGCTACGAATCGCCGACGATCTCACCGCTGCAGCGGGAGGACTGGGTCGCCGTGCGGGCGATGGTGCCCCGCGTGGAGGTCAACCGGACGATGGACGACCTGTGGGATCTGGGCGCCCGCGGGATCCTGGTCTCCGGCATCCAGGCCTGCCGGCTGTAA
- a CDS encoding phosphoribosyl-ATP diphosphatase — translation MFGGTADGPVTGSMPNMVPADRPGSPPSGRLSRPGADGDAHRPVGAAGDPGAAIGSPPTAVGANTASGKTFDELFAEVADKWQRRAPGSGTVAALDKGVHHLGKKLVEEAAEAWMAAEYEGRERAAEEISQLLYWSQLLMVSLGLSLDDVYSHL, via the coding sequence ATGTTCGGCGGGACGGCCGACGGCCCGGTGACAGGTAGCATGCCGAACATGGTTCCTGCCGATCGGCCCGGGTCGCCGCCGTCCGGGCGTCTCTCCCGACCCGGGGCGGACGGCGATGCGCACCGTCCCGTCGGGGCCGCCGGCGATCCCGGCGCGGCGATCGGCAGCCCCCCCACCGCTGTCGGCGCGAATACAGCCAGCGGAAAGACATTTGACGAACTCTTCGCCGAGGTCGCCGACAAATGGCAGCGCCGGGCGCCCGGTTCGGGTACGGTCGCCGCCCTCGACAAGGGCGTTCATCATCTCGGTAAGAAACTCGTCGAGGAGGCCGCCGAGGCCTGGATGGCGGCCGAGTACGAAGGTCGGGAGAGGGCGGCTGAGGAGATCTCCCAGTTGCTGTACTGGAGTCAGCTCCTCATGGTTTCCCTGGGTCTTTCCCTGGACGACGTATACTCCCACCTGTGA